A window from Chitinophagales bacterium encodes these proteins:
- a CDS encoding VTT domain-containing protein: MKFNIYALLKDPKNQKFLLFLLFFAIIPALFSSSFIYIFQLYLPELTQPGFKSYLLFFGLTGITMSFALTPTTFIAIISGYFFGWPGLPGVIISYLAASLIGLWFGDVINKTVVGQYIANNASLKKFFDKLKEQEFLMVFFGRLSPILPFAMMNFAFSSIRPTISTYLIASLVGMFPRTLIFFVTGMQAVEIWGFVRNPNLEGFMSLVPLLLVIVSSIGIIWLLRKTYRSI, from the coding sequence ATGAAATTCAATATTTACGCTTTACTTAAAGACCCAAAGAATCAAAAATTTCTCCTTTTTCTTCTCTTTTTTGCCATTATTCCTGCGCTTTTTTCCTCTTCATTCATCTATATTTTTCAGCTTTATTTGCCCGAGTTGACCCAGCCGGGATTTAAAAGCTACCTGCTGTTTTTTGGACTCACGGGAATAACCATGTCTTTTGCACTCACCCCTACCACTTTTATAGCCATTATTTCAGGTTATTTCTTTGGCTGGCCGGGCTTACCAGGAGTTATCATTTCTTATCTTGCAGCTTCATTAATAGGCTTGTGGTTTGGTGATGTGATCAACAAAACCGTTGTGGGCCAATATATTGCAAACAATGCATCGCTGAAGAAATTTTTTGATAAGCTCAAGGAACAGGAATTCCTCATGGTCTTCTTTGGACGGCTCTCACCCATACTTCCCTTTGCCATGATGAATTTTGCGTTTTCTTCTATTCGCCCCACTATAAGTACTTACCTTATCGCCAGTCTTGTAGGGATGTTTCCGCGAACTTTGATTTTCTTTGTAACCGGAATGCAGGCAGTTGAAATTTGGGGATTTGTGCGCAACCCAAATCTCGAAGGTTTTATGTCGCTGGTTCCACTGCTCCTGGTCATTGTTTCGAGTATTGGTATCATTTGGCTGTTGCGCAAAACTTATCGATCTATTTAA